A stretch of Vibrio maritimus DNA encodes these proteins:
- the trxA gene encoding thioredoxin TrxA: protein MSEKILQLTDDGFETDVINAAGPVLVDFWAEWCGPCKMIAPILDEIADEYEGKLTIGKLNIDQNAGTPPKFGIRGIPTLLLFKDGGVAATKVGALSKTQLKEFLDENL, encoded by the coding sequence ATGAGTGAAAAGATTTTGCAGCTGACGGATGACGGTTTTGAAACTGATGTAATTAATGCTGCAGGCCCGGTTCTTGTTGACTTCTGGGCGGAGTGGTGTGGTCCTTGTAAGATGATTGCCCCAATCCTCGATGAAATCGCAGATGAGTACGAAGGCAAACTCACTATCGGCAAGCTAAACATCGACCAAAACGCAGGTACTCCACCTAAGTTTGGTATCCGTGGCATTCCAACGCTACTACTTTTCAAAGATGGCGGAGTGGCAGCGACTAAGGTTGGCGCACTGTCAAAAACTCAGCTAAAAGAGTTCTTAGACGAGAACTTATAA
- the rho gene encoding transcription termination factor Rho yields the protein MNLTELKNRPVSELVKLGESLGLENLARLRKQDIIFAILKAHAKSGEDIFGDGVLEILQDGFGFLRSADSSYLAGPDDIYVSPSQIRRFNLRTGDSIAGKIRPPKDGERYFALLKVNTVNADKPDNARNKILFENLTPLHANERMTMERGNGSTEDITARVLDLASPIGKGQRGLIVAPPKAGKTMLLQNIAQSIAHNHPECELMVLLIDERPEEVTEMQRLVKGEVVASTFDEPASRHVQVAEMVIEKAKRLVEHKKDVVILLDSITRLARAYNTVVPSSGKVLTGGVDANALHRPKRFFGAARNVEEGGSLTIIATALVDTGSKMDEVIYEEFKGTGNMELHLNRKIAEKRVFPAIDFNRSGTRREELLTKADELQKMWILRKIVHPMGEIDAMEFLIDKLAMTKTNDEFFDAMRRQ from the coding sequence ATGAACTTAACAGAATTGAAGAACAGACCTGTTTCTGAGCTCGTTAAACTTGGCGAATCTCTTGGTCTGGAAAACTTAGCTCGTCTGCGTAAGCAAGACATCATCTTCGCCATCTTAAAAGCCCATGCGAAAAGTGGTGAAGATATCTTTGGTGACGGGGTCTTAGAGATTCTTCAAGATGGTTTTGGTTTCCTGCGTAGCGCAGACAGTTCATACCTTGCTGGCCCAGATGATATCTACGTTTCTCCAAGTCAGATCCGTCGTTTCAACCTGCGTACAGGTGACTCGATTGCCGGTAAGATTCGCCCACCAAAAGATGGCGAGCGCTATTTCGCACTTCTAAAAGTAAACACTGTTAACGCTGACAAGCCAGATAACGCACGTAACAAGATCCTGTTTGAAAACTTAACTCCTCTGCATGCTAATGAGCGCATGACTATGGAGCGTGGTAACGGTTCAACAGAAGACATTACTGCACGTGTTCTTGATCTCGCGTCTCCAATCGGTAAAGGTCAACGTGGTCTCATCGTGGCACCACCTAAAGCGGGTAAAACCATGCTGCTGCAAAACATTGCGCAGAGCATTGCCCACAACCACCCTGAATGTGAATTGATGGTTCTACTTATCGACGAACGTCCGGAAGAAGTAACTGAGATGCAGCGCCTAGTTAAAGGTGAAGTAGTGGCATCGACGTTTGATGAGCCAGCGTCTCGTCACGTTCAAGTTGCTGAGATGGTTATCGAGAAAGCGAAGCGTCTTGTTGAACACAAGAAAGACGTGGTTATCCTACTGGATTCTATTACTCGTCTAGCGCGTGCTTACAACACGGTAGTACCTTCATCAGGCAAGGTTCTTACTGGTGGTGTTGATGCGAACGCACTACACCGTCCTAAGCGTTTCTTCGGTGCAGCTCGTAATGTAGAAGAAGGCGGCAGCCTAACTATCATCGCAACAGCGCTAGTGGATACTGGCTCTAAGATGGATGAAGTTATCTACGAAGAGTTTAAAGGTACAGGTAACATGGAACTGCACCTAAACCGTAAGATTGCTGAGAAGCGCGTTTTCCCAGCGATTGACTTCAACCGTTCAGGTACACGTCGCGAAGAGCTACTAACGAAAGCAGATGAGCTACAGAAGATGTGGATTCTACGTAAGATTGTTCACCCAATGGGCGAAATCGATGCGATGGAATTCCTAATCGACAAGCTTGCTATGACTAAGACTAACGATGAGTTCTTTGACGCGATGCGTCGCCAGTAA
- a CDS encoding DUF3630 family protein, translated as MADFGLREYIEQEGKLLIITPSFDFDSFDSLAVSMLGQLSATVVEKQWDADIHTWLVDFEGCRMLLKGEHYSESMWFEALDISASKEEFDFLAGLFRRGF; from the coding sequence ATGGCTGATTTTGGTCTTCGTGAATATATTGAACAGGAAGGTAAACTGCTTATCATCACGCCTTCCTTTGACTTTGATAGTTTTGACTCGCTAGCGGTGTCGATGCTCGGCCAGCTTTCAGCTACGGTAGTAGAAAAGCAGTGGGATGCGGACATTCATACCTGGCTGGTGGATTTTGAAGGTTGTCGTATGCTGCTAAAAGGCGAGCATTACAGTGAGTCAATGTGGTTTGAGGCCTTGGATATTTCGGCGAGCAAAGAAGAGTTTGATTTCTTAGCGGGTCTATTTCGTCGCGGCTTTTGA
- the rhlB gene encoding ATP-dependent RNA helicase RhlB has product MKKTHITEQKFADLDLHPQIIEGLEKKGFEYCTPIQALALPVLLAGRDIAGQAQTGTGKTLAFLTATFNHLLNTPEHEGRKATQPRAIIMAPTRELAIQIHNDAKPLIESTGLKTALAYGGDSYDKQLAKLEQGVDILIGTCGRIIDFYKQRVFNLNNIQAVVLDEADRMFDLGFIKDIRFLFRRMPEPKDRLNMLFSATLSYRVQELAFEHMHNPEHVVVEPEQKTGHRIQEELFYPSNNEKMALLQTLVEEEWPDRAIIFANTKHKCEKVWGHLAADGHRVGLLTGDVPQKKREKILEQFTKGDVDILVATDVAARGLHIPQVTHVFNYDLPDDCEDYVHRIGRTGRAGASGHSISFACEEYAINLPAIEEYIEHSIPVSDYDSSALLTELPAPLVMKSRNSGPRRTNTGGSRPSNRKPQRRPRSPRS; this is encoded by the coding sequence ATGAAAAAGACGCATATCACAGAGCAAAAGTTCGCCGATTTAGATTTGCACCCGCAAATCATTGAAGGATTGGAAAAAAAAGGGTTCGAATATTGTACCCCTATCCAAGCCTTGGCGCTGCCGGTACTGCTCGCCGGCCGAGATATTGCAGGACAGGCCCAAACCGGGACTGGAAAAACGCTCGCGTTTCTCACTGCTACCTTTAATCACCTGTTAAATACGCCTGAGCATGAGGGCCGCAAAGCGACACAACCGCGCGCGATCATCATGGCTCCAACGCGCGAACTTGCTATCCAGATCCACAATGATGCCAAGCCGCTCATTGAAAGCACAGGTCTGAAAACAGCACTTGCGTACGGTGGTGATAGCTACGACAAGCAGCTTGCTAAGCTGGAACAGGGCGTCGATATCCTTATCGGTACCTGTGGACGTATTATCGACTTCTACAAGCAGCGTGTCTTTAACCTCAACAACATTCAAGCTGTAGTGCTTGATGAAGCCGACCGTATGTTCGACCTTGGCTTTATTAAAGACATTCGCTTTTTGTTCCGCCGTATGCCTGAGCCTAAAGACCGTCTCAACATGCTGTTCTCTGCAACCTTGTCCTACCGTGTACAAGAGCTTGCGTTTGAACATATGCATAACCCTGAGCACGTGGTTGTTGAGCCTGAGCAAAAGACGGGTCACCGCATTCAAGAAGAGCTGTTCTACCCATCAAACAATGAAAAGATGGCGCTACTGCAAACGCTGGTAGAGGAAGAATGGCCGGATCGCGCTATTATCTTCGCTAACACCAAACATAAATGTGAAAAAGTGTGGGGCCACCTAGCTGCTGACGGCCATCGCGTAGGTCTTTTGACTGGTGATGTACCGCAGAAGAAGCGTGAGAAGATCCTTGAGCAATTCACAAAAGGTGATGTGGATATTCTGGTTGCGACGGATGTTGCAGCGCGTGGTCTACATATCCCTCAAGTAACGCACGTATTCAACTACGACCTACCTGACGACTGTGAAGATTACGTTCACCGTATTGGCCGTACAGGCCGTGCTGGTGCAAGTGGTCACTCAATCAGCTTTGCTTGCGAAGAGTACGCGATCAACCTGCCAGCGATTGAAGAGTATATCGAGCACTCCATTCCAGTGTCTGACTATGACTCAAGCGCGCTGTTGACCGAACTGCCTGCTCCGCTTGTTATGAAGAGCCGTAACTCAGGTCCTCGTCGTACTAACACAGGTGGTTCACGACCATCAAACAGAAAGCCTCAAAGAAGGCCAAGATCACCAAGGTCTTAA
- a CDS encoding 2Fe-2S iron-sulfur cluster-binding protein, translating to MTKRVVLKPQNLEFIVEEGQTVLEAALNQNLAFPHRCQVGACASCLCRIESGTVDYDLEPLLTEKEKQQGWMFSCLAYPKSDLVITFGDE from the coding sequence ATGACAAAGCGAGTAGTGCTCAAGCCTCAGAACCTTGAGTTTATAGTCGAAGAAGGGCAGACAGTGTTAGAGGCTGCGCTCAACCAGAATCTTGCTTTTCCTCACCGCTGCCAGGTGGGGGCCTGCGCTTCTTGTTTATGCCGTATCGAGTCGGGTACGGTGGACTATGATTTGGAACCATTACTTACCGAGAAAGAAAAGCAGCAAGGTTGGATGTTCTCCTGCCTTGCTTATCCAAAGAGTGATTTGGTGATCACCTTTGGAGACGAATAA
- a CDS encoding 7-cyano-7-deazaguanine/7-aminomethyl-7-deazaguanine transporter yields MNPFSPAQQRKALTFLVLFHLVIIASSNYLVQLPFTIFGFHTTWGAFTFPFIFLATDLTVRIFGAGLARKIIFLVMLPALAVSYGLSVLFFEGQFQGFGHLGEFNLFVARIAAASFMAYLLGQILDVHVFNRLRQMKQWWVAPTCSTLFGNALDTLAFFAIAFYQSPDPFMAEHWTEIALVDYGFKLVISLGLFVPMYGVLLNFLVKKLTAVNPELKVTGVKA; encoded by the coding sequence ATGAATCCGTTTTCTCCTGCGCAGCAGCGCAAAGCCCTGACATTTCTCGTTCTATTTCACTTGGTGATCATCGCATCCAGTAACTACTTGGTGCAGCTACCGTTTACTATTTTCGGTTTCCACACCACGTGGGGCGCATTTACTTTCCCATTCATTTTCCTTGCGACCGATCTGACCGTACGTATCTTTGGTGCTGGTTTAGCCCGTAAGATCATCTTCTTGGTCATGCTGCCTGCGTTGGCGGTGTCGTATGGGTTATCGGTATTGTTCTTTGAAGGGCAGTTCCAAGGCTTTGGGCACTTGGGTGAATTTAACCTGTTTGTTGCTCGTATCGCTGCGGCAAGCTTTATGGCTTACCTGCTGGGACAAATACTAGATGTGCATGTTTTCAACCGTCTGCGCCAAATGAAGCAGTGGTGGGTGGCTCCGACATGTTCAACACTGTTTGGTAACGCGCTGGATACGCTAGCCTTTTTTGCTATCGCATTCTACCAAAGCCCAGATCCGTTTATGGCAGAGCACTGGACTGAGATCGCCTTGGTCGACTACGGCTTTAAGCTGGTGATCAGTCTTGGTCTGTTTGTACCAATGTACGGCGTGCTGCTCAACTTCTTGGTTAAGAAGCTTACCGCAGTGAACCCAGAGTTAAAGGTGACCGGCGTAAAAGCCTAA
- the ubiD gene encoding 4-hydroxy-3-polyprenylbenzoate decarboxylase has protein sequence MIYKDLRDFTQHLESQGLLKRISHPVDPDYEMTEISDRTLRAGGPALLFENPIGYDMPVLTNLFGTPQRVAMGMGREQVSELREVGKLLAYLKEPEPPRGFKDAINKIPLFKKVLHMPAKRLRKAACQQVVWQGDEVDLDKIPVMSCWPDDVAPLLTWGLTVTKGPNKKRQNLGIYRQQKIAKNKIIMRWLAHRGGALDLRDWMETNPGKPFPVSVAFGADPATILGAVTPVPDTLSEYAFAGLLRGERTEVVKSVSNDLEVPASAEIVLEGYIDPQEFADEGPYGDHTGYYNEKEKHHVFTITHITMRENPIYHSTYTGRPPDEPAVLGVSLNEVFVPILQKQFPEIEDFYLPPEGCSYRMAVVTMKKQYPGHAKRVMMGVWSFLRQFMYTKFVIVCDESVNGRDWQQVTQAMNDHMVPSRDTLMIESTPIDSLDFASPVTGLGSKMGLDATIKWDAELELEAAKYQTTLDIERSNSWDETLLTKQVTAQYPEVIDLYIAPGTGTNRMVLLTLDKQRAGQAIEVMKGVETILSPYLVAKFIVACDQDVNVRDWNDVIWAITTRMDPSRDTLLVNDSTSRAYLDATNKLEDEVTREWGIPIKKDPALVAKIDSIWDELNIL, from the coding sequence ATGATTTACAAGGACTTACGTGATTTCACACAGCACCTGGAAAGCCAGGGGCTGCTCAAGCGCATCTCGCATCCCGTCGACCCTGATTATGAAATGACGGAGATCAGCGATAGGACTCTGCGAGCTGGTGGACCAGCATTGCTGTTCGAAAATCCAATCGGCTACGACATGCCGGTATTGACTAATCTCTTCGGCACGCCACAGCGAGTGGCGATGGGGATGGGACGAGAGCAAGTATCCGAGCTTAGAGAAGTAGGCAAACTACTGGCCTACCTAAAAGAACCTGAGCCACCTCGTGGATTCAAAGACGCGATCAATAAAATCCCTCTGTTTAAGAAAGTGCTGCACATGCCGGCCAAAAGGCTGCGTAAAGCCGCTTGCCAGCAAGTCGTTTGGCAAGGTGATGAGGTCGATCTTGATAAAATCCCTGTAATGAGTTGCTGGCCTGATGACGTCGCACCCTTACTAACGTGGGGCCTAACGGTCACTAAAGGGCCGAATAAGAAGCGTCAAAATTTAGGTATCTATCGCCAACAGAAAATCGCTAAGAATAAGATCATCATGCGCTGGCTGGCGCATCGCGGTGGTGCGCTCGATCTAAGAGACTGGATGGAAACCAATCCAGGAAAGCCATTCCCGGTCTCAGTCGCATTTGGCGCTGACCCGGCTACCATTCTTGGAGCGGTGACGCCGGTACCAGATACTCTGTCTGAGTATGCGTTTGCTGGATTGCTGCGCGGCGAACGTACCGAAGTGGTCAAATCAGTTAGCAACGATCTTGAAGTGCCAGCGAGTGCCGAAATTGTCCTTGAGGGTTATATCGATCCGCAAGAATTTGCCGATGAAGGTCCGTATGGAGACCACACCGGCTACTACAACGAAAAAGAAAAGCACCACGTCTTTACTATCACGCACATTACTATGCGTGAAAACCCTATCTATCACAGCACTTATACAGGCCGCCCACCAGATGAACCGGCAGTACTCGGGGTGTCGCTGAACGAAGTCTTTGTGCCTATCTTGCAAAAGCAGTTCCCGGAAATCGAAGACTTCTATCTTCCGCCAGAAGGATGTTCGTATCGGATGGCGGTGGTAACAATGAAGAAGCAATACCCAGGGCACGCTAAGCGCGTGATGATGGGGGTATGGTCTTTCTTGCGTCAGTTCATGTACACCAAGTTTGTGATTGTCTGTGATGAAAGCGTTAATGGTCGCGATTGGCAACAAGTCACCCAAGCTATGAATGATCATATGGTACCGAGTCGCGATACCTTGATGATTGAAAGCACGCCAATAGATTCCTTGGACTTTGCATCACCGGTTACTGGTTTAGGTTCCAAAATGGGACTGGATGCCACGATTAAGTGGGATGCAGAGTTGGAGTTGGAGGCGGCTAAGTATCAAACAACACTAGATATCGAACGCTCGAATAGTTGGGATGAAACCTTATTGACGAAACAGGTTACAGCTCAATATCCAGAAGTGATTGACTTGTATATTGCACCGGGAACGGGTACAAATCGTATGGTACTGCTGACTCTAGATAAGCAACGCGCAGGTCAAGCTATTGAGGTAATGAAAGGAGTAGAGACTATACTCTCACCTTATCTGGTGGCTAAGTTTATTGTTGCCTGCGACCAAGACGTGAACGTGCGTGATTGGAATGACGTGATTTGGGCGATTACTACGAGAATGGACCCGTCCAGAGATACATTGCTGGTCAACGATAGCACCTCTAGAGCTTATTTAGATGCAACCAATAAACTTGAAGACGAAGTGACGCGTGAGTGGGGCATACCAATTAAAAAAGACCCAGCATTGGTTGCAAAGATAGACAGCATTTGGGATGAACTCAATATCCTATGA
- the gppA gene encoding guanosine-5'-triphosphate,3'-diphosphate diphosphatase, with translation MSLAVNSSPLYAAIDLGSNSFHMLVVRHIDGSIQTMAKIKRKVRLAAGLDDEMALSQEAMQRGWDCLSLFAERLQDIPKENIRIVGTATLRTATNVDVFLTKANQILGYPIQVISGEEEAATIYKGVAHTSGGTGRRLVVDIGGASTELIIGEGFEPKALTSLKMGCVTWLERFFKDRQLNKANFERAIEGAKQTLAPILEQYQGLGWDVCVGASGTVQALQEIMLAQGMDEVITHAKLKRLQKQAMQADHLEELDIDGLTLERALVFPSGLSILIAIFELLNIDSMTLAGGALREGMVYDMVEELQQDDIRARTINSVQTRCQLDVEYGDQVAATATSLLVSCGNESWIEEPHAIALLEAASKLHEIGLTLDFKKAGEHSAYLLQNLDLPGFTRAQKHLLAEVVRRYKDQLTPLPSQHALSTQSAERVLRLLRLSVIITHRRQRDLQPQFAVQCEGNSLTLSIDKQWLEAHPLSAAELEIESNRQSDAGWPLTIQAV, from the coding sequence ATGAGTCTCGCAGTGAATTCTTCACCTTTGTATGCGGCTATCGATCTTGGCTCCAACAGTTTCCATATGTTGGTTGTACGTCATATCGATGGCAGCATTCAGACCATGGCCAAGATTAAACGCAAGGTGCGTTTGGCCGCAGGCCTTGATGATGAGATGGCCCTCAGTCAAGAAGCGATGCAACGTGGTTGGGATTGTCTTAGTCTTTTCGCAGAACGACTTCAGGATATCCCAAAGGAAAACATCCGTATCGTCGGTACCGCAACGCTGCGTACCGCGACCAATGTCGATGTATTCCTAACCAAGGCCAATCAAATCTTGGGCTACCCAATCCAAGTGATCAGCGGGGAAGAAGAAGCAGCGACTATCTATAAAGGAGTGGCTCATACGTCTGGCGGTACAGGTCGTCGCCTTGTGGTCGATATTGGCGGTGCCAGTACCGAGCTTATTATTGGCGAAGGGTTCGAGCCAAAAGCATTGACCAGTCTGAAAATGGGCTGCGTGACTTGGCTAGAGCGTTTCTTTAAAGACCGCCAGCTAAACAAAGCCAACTTCGAACGCGCTATCGAAGGCGCCAAACAGACGCTCGCCCCAATTCTAGAGCAGTATCAGGGATTGGGCTGGGACGTGTGTGTGGGTGCCAGTGGCACAGTTCAAGCTCTGCAAGAGATCATGCTGGCGCAAGGTATGGATGAGGTCATCACTCATGCCAAACTCAAGCGACTTCAAAAGCAAGCGATGCAAGCCGATCATCTCGAAGAGCTCGATATTGATGGTCTAACGCTGGAACGGGCTTTGGTTTTCCCAAGCGGCCTATCCATCCTAATCGCTATCTTTGAGCTGTTGAACATAGACTCCATGACACTCGCGGGCGGTGCGCTACGCGAAGGCATGGTGTATGACATGGTCGAAGAGCTGCAACAAGATGACATTCGTGCGCGTACGATTAACAGCGTGCAAACCCGTTGTCAGCTCGATGTGGAATACGGCGATCAAGTTGCGGCTACTGCCACCAGCTTATTGGTAAGCTGTGGTAATGAAAGCTGGATTGAAGAGCCACATGCCATTGCACTGCTTGAAGCAGCATCAAAACTGCATGAAATCGGCCTAACCTTAGACTTTAAAAAGGCCGGTGAACATAGTGCGTACTTACTTCAAAACTTAGATCTACCGGGTTTTACTCGTGCGCAAAAGCATCTGCTAGCTGAAGTGGTTCGTCGATACAAAGACCAACTGACACCACTGCCATCGCAGCATGCTTTATCGACACAAAGTGCCGAGCGCGTACTGCGACTACTGCGCTTATCGGTGATCATTACTCACCGCCGTCAGCGTGATCTGCAGCCTCAATTTGCAGTGCAGTGTGAAGGCAACAGCCTAACGCTCTCTATCGACAAGCAGTGGTTAGAAGCCCATCCTCTGTCAGCAGCAGAGCTGGAAATCGAGTCTAACCGACAGTCAGATGCCGGTTGGCCATTGACGATTCAGGCGGTCTAA